The following coding sequences are from one Halomonas sp. HAL1 window:
- a CDS encoding enoyl-CoA hydratase/isomerase family protein, with protein MSENVIISEVSGHVGLLTINRPKVHNALSTQVLLELERAFIALEKDSEVRVIVFTGAGDKAFVAGGDLAEMISRDGITHYQEFAEDIHRVFRRFEASDKPTIAAVNGYALGGGTELLLSLDIRLLADSADLALPEIGLGVFPGAGGTQRLIRQVPPCIAKELMFSGRRFKAEEALRIGLVNRVVPHAELMNEAMSLAAQIAEKSPLILKLMKRALRDGINMPMEAALAHEQALIGLAFDTQDAQEGMAAFLEKRKANFKGR; from the coding sequence ATGAGTGAGAACGTCATAATAAGTGAAGTGAGTGGACACGTGGGTCTGCTCACCATTAATCGTCCTAAAGTTCACAACGCGTTGAGTACCCAAGTATTACTGGAACTTGAGAGAGCGTTTATTGCCTTGGAAAAAGATTCGGAAGTGAGGGTCATTGTTTTCACCGGGGCAGGTGATAAGGCGTTTGTTGCGGGGGGTGACCTTGCGGAAATGATCAGTCGCGATGGGATAACCCATTATCAGGAATTCGCTGAGGATATCCACCGTGTGTTTCGCCGTTTTGAGGCATCTGACAAGCCGACTATTGCTGCGGTAAATGGCTATGCCCTGGGCGGTGGTACGGAACTATTACTGAGTTTGGACATACGTCTACTTGCAGATAGCGCTGATTTGGCACTGCCAGAAATCGGTCTTGGTGTTTTCCCCGGTGCTGGAGGTACCCAGCGTTTAATCCGTCAAGTGCCCCCCTGCATCGCCAAGGAGCTGATGTTTAGTGGGCGACGATTCAAGGCTGAAGAAGCACTCCGTATCGGGCTCGTCAACCGAGTTGTGCCACATGCAGAGCTAATGAATGAAGCTATGAGTTTAGCAGCACAGATAGCGGAAAAATCTCCTCTGATTCTCAAACTAATGAAGCGTGCTTTACGTGACGGCATTAATATGCCGATGGAAGCGGCATTAGCTCATGAGCAAGCTCTGATTGGTTTGGCCTTTGATACCCAGGATGCCCAGGAAGGAATGGCAGCATTCCTGGAAAAGCGCAAAGCAAACTTTAAAGGACGCTAA
- a CDS encoding acyl-CoA dehydrogenase family protein: protein MDFELTKEQQMIVDTATKVGQDFGLEYWEAQDKAKNFPHECWQAICDTGLAAVLLPEEHGGAGLGMLEMALIVEALAEGGAGSTLGQLFMINPIFGGVPIEQFGTDEMKANLLPKLANGELNFCMALTEPDSGSNTLDMKSFAKEDGDGWRLRGQKIWITGVSSAGKMLVVCRTRKLEDVEKPTQGISMFLIDTDREGLSHTPIDKLGTHTLSASSVFFDDVRIEPHELIGTLHSGWRELLQVLNTERIVTTAGLIGAGKLATRLAVEYGNERKVFRNRPVTAYQGIQFPLAESHAELECARIMNLRAASLCDLNQAYGSEANMAKLVAARAAMHAIERSMQTMGGMGYAREYHVERLWRDARLFKFAPVSEEMILNFIATHNLGMPKSY, encoded by the coding sequence ATGGATTTCGAACTAACTAAAGAACAACAAATGATTGTTGATACCGCTACCAAAGTTGGTCAGGACTTTGGTCTGGAGTATTGGGAAGCTCAAGATAAAGCTAAGAATTTTCCACATGAGTGCTGGCAGGCTATTTGTGATACAGGGCTTGCCGCAGTACTGCTACCAGAGGAACACGGTGGTGCGGGCCTAGGCATGCTTGAAATGGCTCTGATTGTTGAAGCTCTAGCAGAAGGCGGGGCGGGTAGTACCCTTGGGCAACTGTTTATGATCAACCCGATCTTTGGTGGAGTGCCAATTGAACAGTTTGGTACAGATGAAATGAAAGCCAATTTGCTGCCCAAACTGGCTAACGGAGAACTTAATTTTTGCATGGCTCTCACTGAGCCAGACTCTGGCTCTAATACGCTGGATATGAAGAGCTTCGCTAAGGAAGATGGCGATGGGTGGCGGTTGCGCGGTCAAAAAATATGGATAACAGGTGTGAGTAGTGCTGGCAAAATGCTGGTGGTATGTCGTACCCGTAAGCTTGAAGACGTTGAAAAACCTACCCAAGGTATCTCGATGTTCCTGATCGACACTGATCGAGAAGGGCTTAGCCACACACCTATTGATAAGTTAGGGACGCATACCTTAAGCGCCAGTTCAGTGTTTTTTGATGATGTACGTATAGAGCCCCATGAATTGATAGGAACGCTGCATAGTGGTTGGCGTGAGCTTCTACAGGTACTGAATACCGAGCGCATTGTCACTACAGCCGGTTTGATCGGTGCTGGTAAATTGGCCACTCGGTTAGCAGTAGAGTATGGGAATGAGCGCAAAGTATTTCGTAATCGCCCTGTTACTGCGTACCAGGGCATTCAGTTTCCCTTGGCAGAATCCCACGCTGAACTTGAGTGTGCACGGATCATGAATTTACGTGCTGCTTCTTTGTGCGATCTTAATCAGGCTTATGGAAGCGAAGCAAACATGGCCAAGCTGGTTGCAGCAAGAGCGGCCATGCATGCTATTGAGCGCAGCATGCAAACGATGGGAGGAATGGGTTATGCCCGGGAATATCATGTTGAGCGATTATGGCGCGACGCTAGGTTGTTTAAATTCGCCCCTGTTTCGGAAGAGATGATACTGAACTTCATTGCTACCCATAACCTAGGTATGCCGAAGTCTTACTAA
- a CDS encoding dihydrolipoamide acetyltransferase family protein produces the protein MSNVNELLMPKLGLTMTEGTLSEWSISPGDSVRPGDLLFVVETDKVATEVTAEAEGELLEILVQEGETVPVGTVVGHWTGPGQSSNDSEEPLQESEVGLESDDGQVSQASPSSSKPESLSPAGEPPSRRRIIATPLARRLAREHGLDLEQVQPSGGTVRVKASDVRAAVHQQHSQQSPAESAEVPSLAPRESQTINASAHMQAMARRMVDSKQQVPHFYLAAEAEITELLTLRNMLNQQEGFEKLSLNHLVVAAVVRALERTPEQNRSFINNDIVQFEHIDVGMAVSTERGLFAPVLKHMEGMALDDIAIKARALQDRVQTNSLSHDDMQGGAITVSNGGMFNVSYMTPIINPPQSAILGVGSIRELFRPDAQGQPALHKEMGLVLAADHRLHDGAGALAFLNRIVDALQQPYQLLRPRVAALRG, from the coding sequence ATGAGCAATGTGAATGAACTGCTTATGCCAAAGCTAGGGTTGACCATGACTGAGGGAACCCTCTCAGAATGGTCTATCTCGCCAGGTGATAGCGTGCGTCCGGGCGATCTCTTATTTGTGGTTGAAACCGATAAAGTGGCCACAGAAGTAACCGCAGAAGCAGAAGGTGAACTGCTCGAGATTTTAGTGCAAGAGGGGGAAACGGTGCCCGTTGGGACAGTAGTTGGGCATTGGACCGGGCCAGGGCAGAGCTCCAACGATAGCGAAGAGCCATTGCAAGAAAGTGAAGTTGGGCTGGAAAGTGACGATGGGCAGGTGAGCCAAGCTTCACCTTCATCCTCCAAGCCCGAATCGCTTTCTCCTGCAGGGGAGCCACCATCTAGACGCCGGATAATTGCTACACCGCTGGCGCGACGACTTGCACGTGAACACGGCCTAGACCTTGAGCAAGTTCAACCAAGTGGCGGAACTGTTCGAGTAAAAGCGAGCGATGTACGTGCTGCAGTTCATCAGCAACATTCACAACAATCTCCCGCTGAAAGTGCGGAGGTCCCAAGCTTGGCACCTCGTGAGAGCCAAACCATTAACGCCTCTGCTCATATGCAGGCGATGGCTCGTCGCATGGTGGATTCAAAGCAGCAGGTACCGCATTTTTATTTAGCGGCTGAGGCTGAAATCACTGAGCTGCTAACGCTACGGAATATGCTTAATCAACAAGAAGGTTTCGAGAAACTTAGCTTAAACCACTTAGTCGTGGCTGCGGTGGTACGAGCGCTCGAGCGCACACCTGAGCAAAACAGAAGCTTTATTAATAATGACATCGTTCAGTTTGAACATATTGATGTGGGGATGGCGGTGAGTACTGAACGTGGTCTATTCGCGCCTGTACTTAAGCATATGGAAGGCATGGCTCTAGACGACATCGCTATTAAAGCCCGAGCTTTACAAGATCGAGTTCAGACTAATTCTTTAAGTCATGACGACATGCAAGGAGGAGCAATTACCGTATCAAATGGGGGCATGTTCAACGTGAGTTATATGACTCCTATTATAAATCCTCCCCAGTCAGCCATTTTAGGAGTTGGGAGTATACGTGAACTATTCCGCCCCGATGCGCAGGGACAGCCCGCTCTGCATAAAGAAATGGGACTAGTGCTAGCTGCCGATCATCGGTTGCACGATGGGGCTGGCGCGCTGGCTTTTCTAAATCGCATCGTTGACGCCTTGCAGCAGCCCTATCAATTGCTACGCCCCCGCGTCGCTGCCCTAAGAGGTTAA
- a CDS encoding AMP-binding protein produces the protein MVNLSAFIAFHARQRPEHTAIIYGEERVSYNAFDQRIRRLAALLKQRGIGEDDIVAVFMKNSPAFLEVAFATSYLGAVFLPVNFRLAANELAHILKDAGAKLLFIDEELTSVCEIDQHVVVVDTMSQHDSRRLSSPDLPLPDAVPRRSDQLFRLMYTSGTTARPKGVMHSYENFYWKCMDHVIALNLTAEDKLLTVGPLYHVGAFDLPGVAVLWRGGTICLQREFIAEDALASIEQHQLSCAWTAPVMLNQILSFESPERFDLSSLRWCIGGGEKTPESRIRDFTRVFTSARYIDGYGLTESCSGDTLMPPGMEIEKIGSTGRALAHVEIRICDEQGHPLPPNTDGEICLCGPKVTRGYWNDPVKTAESFFGEWFRTGDIGHLDGDGFLFVTDRRKDMILTGAENVASSEVENVIYLLPQVAEAAVVGLPDEQWGERLVAVVVLREGKTLSYSQLEQHCRGHLANFKVPKQLLISEGLPRNPSGKILKRELREMYARPSFVSSHPKQTG, from the coding sequence GTGGTGAATTTGAGCGCTTTCATCGCGTTCCATGCGCGGCAAAGGCCGGAGCATACCGCGATTATCTATGGCGAAGAGAGGGTGAGCTATAACGCTTTCGATCAACGAATCCGGCGGCTAGCTGCCCTGCTAAAGCAACGTGGCATTGGAGAGGACGATATAGTGGCTGTGTTTATGAAAAACAGCCCAGCTTTCTTAGAAGTTGCCTTTGCTACTAGTTATTTGGGCGCAGTTTTTTTACCGGTTAACTTTCGGCTTGCAGCGAACGAACTTGCCCACATTTTGAAAGATGCTGGTGCCAAGTTGTTGTTTATAGATGAAGAGTTAACTTCCGTCTGTGAAATTGACCAGCACGTGGTAGTGGTTGATACGATGTCTCAGCATGATAGCCGTCGTCTTTCAAGCCCAGACTTGCCTTTACCGGACGCAGTGCCACGGCGTAGTGATCAGCTATTTAGGCTTATGTATACATCAGGCACTACGGCCCGACCCAAGGGCGTAATGCACAGCTACGAAAACTTCTATTGGAAGTGCATGGATCATGTTATTGCGCTGAATCTAACGGCTGAAGATAAATTGCTAACAGTAGGCCCTTTGTACCATGTAGGGGCCTTCGATTTGCCGGGGGTGGCGGTGCTTTGGCGTGGCGGAACTATATGTTTGCAGCGTGAATTCATTGCTGAGGACGCGCTGGCCAGCATAGAACAACATCAACTTTCGTGTGCCTGGACCGCGCCGGTCATGCTCAACCAAATCCTTTCTTTTGAAAGCCCTGAGCGTTTCGATTTGAGCAGCTTGCGTTGGTGCATTGGTGGTGGCGAAAAAACCCCTGAGAGCCGCATTCGTGATTTTACTCGCGTTTTTACATCGGCTCGTTATATCGATGGTTACGGACTAACCGAAAGCTGTAGCGGTGACACGTTGATGCCGCCAGGCATGGAGATAGAGAAAATCGGATCGACGGGACGTGCCCTTGCCCATGTGGAGATACGTATCTGCGATGAGCAAGGCCATCCATTACCTCCCAATACGGATGGTGAAATTTGCCTGTGTGGCCCGAAGGTTACCCGTGGCTATTGGAATGATCCTGTAAAAACGGCAGAAAGCTTTTTTGGCGAATGGTTTCGTACTGGCGATATCGGACATTTGGACGGTGATGGTTTCCTTTTTGTAACTGATCGGCGTAAAGACATGATTCTCACTGGGGCGGAAAATGTTGCCTCTTCAGAAGTTGAAAACGTGATCTATTTATTGCCTCAAGTTGCAGAAGCGGCGGTTGTCGGTCTGCCGGATGAGCAGTGGGGGGAACGGTTGGTCGCTGTTGTGGTTCTCCGCGAAGGGAAAACGCTTAGTTATTCCCAGCTTGAACAGCACTGCCGTGGTCATCTGGCGAATTTTAAGGTGCCTAAACAGTTGCTGATCAGTGAGGGCTTACCACGTAACCCATCGGGGAAGATATTGAAGCGCGAGCTGCGAGAGATGTATGCGCGACCGAGTTTCGTTTCTTCTCACCCAAAGCAGACAGGATAG